The proteins below are encoded in one region of Sporosarcina sp. FSL K6-1508:
- the ftsX gene encoding permease-like cell division protein FtsX, translating into MKARTLSRHIRESFKSIRRNSWMTFASVSAVTVTLLLVGVFIVIMMNLNQLAQSIENDVEIKVIADPAADESAIKELVDKVRSTEGILEVVFSSRDEELDKMIKSFGDELSLYKQSNPLGDALYVKAKDPQQTATIAKKIDTYDYTYEVIYGEGKIEKLFKVLNTSRNVGLALILALLFTAMFLISNTIRITIVARRTEIEIMKLVGATNNFVRIPFLLEGMWLGILGAIAPMLIISISYYKLFEYWEPKLQGELFQLLNTTPFIFQLNGLILFMGIFIGVWGSFMSVRKFLKV; encoded by the coding sequence ATGAAGGCTAGAACACTTAGTCGGCATATACGCGAAAGTTTTAAAAGCATTCGACGCAATAGCTGGATGACATTCGCGTCAGTCAGCGCCGTTACTGTCACCCTTCTGCTTGTCGGTGTATTCATTGTGATTATGATGAATTTAAACCAACTGGCGCAAAGTATCGAGAATGACGTGGAAATTAAAGTCATTGCAGATCCTGCGGCAGACGAGTCGGCAATTAAAGAATTAGTAGATAAAGTCCGTTCGACAGAAGGAATACTTGAAGTAGTCTTTTCGTCGCGAGATGAAGAGTTGGACAAGATGATTAAATCATTTGGTGATGAACTTAGTTTATATAAACAGAGCAATCCGCTTGGCGATGCACTGTATGTAAAAGCGAAGGACCCGCAGCAGACCGCGACCATCGCAAAGAAAATCGATACATATGACTACACGTATGAGGTCATATACGGCGAAGGAAAAATAGAAAAGCTCTTTAAAGTATTGAACACAAGCCGGAATGTTGGTCTTGCATTGATACTGGCATTGTTATTCACGGCGATGTTCCTTATTTCGAACACAATCCGTATAACAATCGTTGCTAGAAGAACTGAAATTGAAATCATGAAATTGGTCGGAGCAACGAATAACTTCGTGCGTATTCCGTTTTTATTGGAAGGAATGTGGCTTGGCATTTTAGGGGCTATTGCTCCAATGCTCATCATTTCCATATCCTATTACAAGCTATTTGAATACTGGGAACCGAAATTGCAAGGAGAACTATTCCAATTGCTAAACACGACACCATTCATTTTTCAATTGAATGGACTAATCCTATTCATGGGAATCTTTATAGGTGTTTGGGGCAGTTTTATGTCAGTGCGTAAATTTCTTAAAGTATAA
- a CDS encoding copper-translocating P-type ATPase: protein MSNHSHHHHEPEKHIAKEEHKEQHGHEGHHNHHTHMVEDFKKRFYISLIVTIPILVLSPMIQMFLGVDWRFNGDMYILFALSTFVFSYGGWPFLTGAKDELKNRNPGMMTLISLAITVAYVYSTASVFGLAENDFFWELATLVDIMLLGHWIEMRSVMGASRALEELAKLMPSEAHLIDVDGNINEVDVTELKQGDHVLVKPGEKVPVDGKILEGKSTIDESMLTGESVPVEKQAGLEAIGGSINGEGSLIISVMKTGSETYLSQVITLVKEAQESKSRAQDLANRAAKWLFYGALAAGLITFLIWISLGYPVSFAMERMVTVLIIACPHALGLAAPLVVAVSTSIAAKNGLLIRNRAAFEGARNIEAVVFDKTGTLTKGEFGVTDIYHSIDFSEEDVISYAAAIERQSQHPLAKGVIRKAEEMGLTLYPVEDFQSLTGKGLKGNVDGKMVLVVSPGYVNELKLEYDNVQFDEWSSEGKTVIFTLIDGKLAGMIALADIVRETAIEAIKKLKEMNIKSIMLTGDNLKVAHYIGKQLGMEEIYAEVLPHEKSEKIDHIRKVEGLRTAMTGDGVNDAPALAKADLGIAVGAGTDVAIETADVVLVKSNPLDVVNIIKLSRATYRKMTQNLWWATGYNILAIPLAAGVFYNFGIVLSPAVGAILMSLSTVIVAINARLLKI from the coding sequence ATGTCTAATCATTCACATCATCACCACGAACCGGAAAAGCATATTGCAAAAGAAGAACACAAAGAACAACATGGTCATGAAGGTCATCACAATCATCACACCCATATGGTAGAGGATTTCAAAAAACGTTTTTACATCTCATTGATCGTAACGATTCCTATTTTGGTCCTTTCACCGATGATTCAAATGTTTCTCGGCGTTGATTGGCGTTTTAACGGAGACATGTACATCCTGTTTGCGCTATCTACATTTGTATTCTCTTACGGTGGTTGGCCATTCCTTACTGGTGCAAAAGATGAGCTGAAAAATAGAAATCCAGGTATGATGACATTGATTTCATTGGCAATTACCGTTGCATATGTTTATAGTACAGCTTCCGTATTCGGCTTGGCAGAAAACGATTTCTTTTGGGAACTGGCTACTCTCGTTGACATTATGCTACTTGGCCACTGGATTGAAATGCGTTCCGTAATGGGTGCATCAAGGGCTTTGGAAGAGCTTGCCAAATTGATGCCTTCAGAAGCCCATCTCATTGACGTTGACGGAAATATTAATGAAGTTGACGTAACGGAGTTGAAACAAGGGGATCATGTACTTGTCAAGCCTGGCGAGAAAGTACCGGTAGATGGAAAGATACTAGAAGGTAAATCGACAATTGATGAATCGATGCTGACAGGTGAATCGGTTCCAGTTGAAAAACAAGCTGGCTTAGAGGCTATCGGTGGGTCCATTAACGGTGAAGGATCACTTATCATTTCTGTCATGAAGACCGGAAGTGAAACGTATCTCTCGCAAGTCATCACCTTGGTTAAAGAAGCTCAGGAATCCAAATCTCGGGCGCAAGATCTTGCCAACAGAGCCGCGAAGTGGTTATTTTATGGCGCACTGGCAGCAGGTCTGATAACTTTCCTAATCTGGATTTCACTTGGCTATCCAGTTTCATTTGCGATGGAAAGAATGGTGACCGTTCTGATCATAGCGTGTCCACATGCATTAGGGCTGGCAGCGCCATTAGTAGTTGCTGTCTCAACATCCATAGCGGCAAAAAATGGACTTCTCATACGAAATCGGGCAGCTTTTGAAGGCGCCCGAAATATTGAAGCGGTCGTTTTCGATAAAACAGGTACGCTGACAAAAGGTGAATTCGGTGTTACGGACATTTATCATTCTATAGATTTCAGTGAAGAAGACGTCATTTCTTATGCAGCTGCAATCGAAAGACAATCCCAACACCCCCTTGCTAAAGGCGTTATTAGAAAAGCAGAGGAAATGGGTCTCACTCTTTACCCGGTAGAGGATTTCCAATCATTGACTGGTAAAGGTCTGAAAGGGAATGTTGATGGAAAGATGGTCTTGGTCGTCAGCCCAGGCTATGTAAATGAGCTGAAACTAGAATATGATAATGTTCAATTCGATGAGTGGTCTTCGGAAGGGAAAACGGTGATCTTCACGTTAATCGACGGAAAACTCGCCGGAATGATAGCCCTTGCAGATATTGTCCGTGAAACGGCAATAGAGGCTATTAAGAAACTTAAAGAAATGAATATCAAATCAATTATGCTAACAGGCGATAATTTGAAAGTAGCACATTATATTGGAAAACAACTCGGTATGGAAGAGATTTATGCCGAAGTGCTTCCACATGAAAAATCCGAAAAAATTGATCATATCCGAAAAGTTGAGGGTCTTCGAACTGCGATGACCGGTGATGGTGTTAACGATGCACCCGCTCTTGCAAAAGCTGATCTCGGTATTGCAGTAGGCGCAGGAACAGATGTAGCCATTGAAACAGCTGATGTCGTCCTTGTAAAAAGTAATCCACTTGATGTTGTAAATATTATTAAGCTTTCAAGGGCTACCTATCGTAAAATGACGCAAAACTTATGGTGGGCTACTGGCTATAATATCCTTGCAATCCCATTGGCAGCCGGAGTTTTTTATAATTTCGGTATAGTTCTTAGTCCGGCAGTTGGCGCTATATTAATGTCTCTGAGTACAGTTATTGTCGCAATTAATGCCCGCTTGTTAAAAATTTGA